tataggggaattgagtaagcttgtccatagtgtataactgtgaatgagagtgtatgggtgtttcccagtgctgggttgcaactggaatggcatccgctgcataaaacgtatgctagaatagttggtggttcattccgttgtggcgaccattgattaataaagggactaagctgaaaataaaataaacgaatgaataatataaacactaataaataaatataacagttattaaataacaaatatacaaatacatgggaagacaaatatattaaattaatcattaattaattacaataaaataatatataatcatgatagaatacaacaaataattaaaaaataaaaaatataaatgaacaaaacatgCTGAAAATAATAAAGAAGGAAATAATACAATTaggatttaatttaattaaagatacaatatatgtgttttattaagttatgtgttactttactttatatatatatatatatatataaaaatgttacgTTATTTCTCCACATTTTATCCTATTACTGTAAAGGAAAACGCCCGACGACGTATTTGCGAACCAATCACAAAGCTAAAAGCGCTGCGTTTGTCCAATCACAGAGGAGTGTCGTACATGCGCAGCAGTGAGCGGCCAATTAGCGCCGCGCCGGTTTTGGCTGGAGGCTAAAGTGAAAACAGGCTCAGGGCGGGACGGAAGGCCGCGGTGCGCTTCTCCTCCCGGAGATCCTCTCCTTCAGTTCGGTTTACGGAGGCTGCTCCTGTTCATTCTCTCGGGATCCAGGACACATGTGCGCCTCACAGTGACCAGAGACACCGGGCGGACATTCGCAGAGAGAAATCAGCAGTCTGCGTGAagaaaagtaacataaaaacagacaTGGAGGAAAAGGCGTTAGCGAAGGAGCTGGACCAGTGGATCGAGCAGCTCAACGAGTGCAAACAGCTGTCAGAAACTCAAGTTAAAACCCTCTGTGAAAAGGTGAGACTACAAAACACTTCTACAAAATTAAGCTCTGCGATATTGCCTTTCCCCGTGTTCCTCGCCGCTGAGTTACAAGATGGCGGCGTTTTTTAAAACAGACTGCGAAACTACGACTGTTCATGTTTTGGTGACTAAACACCACACAAACCGATGTTTCTGTCGTAAATCATTTTATAAAGGCAATTTTGGCGAATTTTGAGTAGTTTATATAGTTATGTTAACCTCGCATATGTTCTCGATTCTTTGGTATCCTGCACTTCACGGTAGCTTGTGATTTAACGTTAGTGTTAACATCATAATATATTCCGTTCTGTGCAGGTTTTCCGGTGTTTAtattgttaacgttagttaactTAAAGTttaggttttatattcacacattcggatTTGGCGCTAAATGGGAAATAGTAAAACAGAATTTAAAAAAGGCTATTAATGATGTATTATAATGACAGATTGTTGCGAgcacaacttgtgacacgctctCTATACTGTTAATCactctactttgaatattgggccTGGAATAGCATGTAAGACTCACTTAAAGACAACATTGGCACTATTTAACTgtcaacaatgttgtactttgatagtcattgactgcttgtatgatttccctatttagagtttgcaaagaatacttgtctgaaattatattaagaagGTGAAAGTCTGACTGTGCGAATATAACTTTATCTCAATCTGGTAATGTAAAACCCGCCGCATCTGCGAGCAGCTTCTTCCTCATAGTCTTAAAATGGCGTCGGTGATCTGCTTCTGCATCTGCTACTGTAATCACTGTACTGAGATTCAACACGTATAATAAGTCCAACATATTTGGCCAAAGTCTGCAAGGAGATGTGAATGAAGATTGATGGAGGTCTTGATCGCTCTATGGGTCTGGCTGGCCTCTGGTGCTGCAGTGGATTTTGTACTTCAGCTCTGTTTGTTGCACATTAAGAAAAATCCTCCATCAAAACATAAATAGCTAAAGAACTTTGGGGTAAATTTGGTTTATACAGTATTAACACATTCACCTTCTTAATTTTATGAAAGAATATTTTCTGGGAAATCTGAAGTACAACATtgtacagtcaattaaatagtgctgctaatgttgttttgaagtcattatGCGATTTCAGGCCTAATGTTCACAGTATCTGTAAACcatatccacttgttaagtggtgacgtgttGGTTACATAtgtaatactgtttctgggtccaagctgcAACTCTTGAATTGAgcaaatattcgtttatgaccgcTTTTTAGTCATATGAcgctttaaaattaatttaatataaagtcatagtgtacaCCACAATCTCcagacttgctgcatcacaaatgccaaaattttaaaaaaatgaatgacttttctggccatcagatattaggcacaGATTTATACGttgtgatcgtgattttcgaaagtattacagcactttgtaaaccgtttattattgtcatttgatgagtctccccatacagtttgatatagcgcttgcacccggaagccgcttcgcgtgacgtcacttAACAACCGGATCGAGACCGTATCAAAAAATGTCAGTtcaaaaattaattaatgtgtgTGAATACAACCTCAGTCTGAAGAACTGTCAAACACTTGGCTAAAACTACAAACTAATGTTTCAACAGTAATCAGTTATAACTGCATGCAGTGCACAgttttaaagcgatagttcaccaaaaaatggaaatcagggttcatacagtcatggaaaatCTGGGAAAGTCATGgcattttgacatggcattttacaggtctggaaaagttttggaaaaccaACCAAGTTTTGGAAAAGTAATGGAAAACAGGTATACTTGAATAGAGGTTATTTACTTGAGCAATTCCAGTGTCATGGATTTGATATTTACAGTAAaacctcaaaacataaattcacatagaaagtatatgtttcccaaaacagctaaccacagagttatgggagcagaaaaatatcaatctgtaaacccattttatatataaatgcagAAAATTAACATGCATAATAGATGTGAggaaaaagtctgcgagtttacagtacacaacatacttttgtaaatcaaataatattgtttgaaaacacatttttgagtatttttaacgCACTGCTAAATGGTAATAGAAATGGTTTTGCTGAATACAtaattttttcatggcaaggttgacatttgcatggaattgctcacttcttttctgtccttggtcagtcacatactctcacattattagtgtggagaaagcattatctaaatcaattttgcATAGATATAAATTTAAtctaaatagattgttgtgtgttttacaatatgctgtaatgaatttgaacatgcattgtttttcttttaccacacatgtgtagacattgcatgaaacattacgtcatgaaaatttacttgaaagtcatGGGAAAGTCATGGATTTTtagttataaaaatgtgtataaaccctGGGAAATGTACTTCTTATTCACCCACCTTGAAATGGTTAAACAATTatcagtttcttctgttgaacacaaaaggagatgttcTGAAGAAAGCtaataaacattgacttccatagtaggaaaaacaaacactgggAGTCATAGACCtgttaaaacaggtttataaCAAGTAAACGGTGAGTAAATGAAATGACAGCATATTCAGTTTTGGTGTAAGCTATCCTTTAATAAACACTGATTAATTAAAATATCACCAGTTGATTTAAAAGCACACTGattaattagctttttatttaATACGTTTATGAAGAGTCGCTGCTGCTGTCAGTGATTTATTCTATACAAACTGTCATTTGTCATGACCAGTGAAAAGACAAAATAGTGGTATTATAAAACAATGATGAGATGTTTCATTTTACAGCATAGAAgaacctaattttttttttgcaaacagcAGATGCACTGAAGTTATGTGAATAACAGTCTTTATATTAGATGCTTTGTAGGATTATTTTGGAAAGAATTGCAAGTTAATGTATTaggtttttataaataatagtgTCTGAGCTGATCTGTGTCGCTTCAGTTTTAAGTTATTTAGAGTATCTCTGATgtttatattatgtgtgtgtgtctatgcatgCTCTGCAGAACTTGAGTCTGTCAATAATGGCATAATATACAGTAATGAATGGTGCTTTTAGTAAAAGTTTGATCAGGAAATGAAAGAGAGAAGTGATTATGCTTTATGTAGAAACTGTCCAATGAATGTGTAAATTTAATCAAACCGTGTGTCTGCTGTTGCTCATCTGTTTGTTCAAGGAGAGTTGATCACGGCCCTTATTATAATGCAGTTCTAGTGACGTGTTCAGACATAAGAGTTAATATTAGTCAGCAGCTTCCTATGACCCATTTTCTCCTGGTAATATTAAGATGATTTTGGGTTGATCAGAAGTAGAAGTGTTGTTTTGATCCGTCTTTTATGTCCACTTTATGCAGGTGTATGTATGCTCTTTAAGCGATTAAGTTCAATATTATGGATTAAGCTTAAACGGTTGATAAAGACagaagaaaataatgtttttattattcttcAACATGCATTTTAAAgatctaaaatgacattttatggtGTCTTTTCTCTAATTTTACAGCAGTATTTGCAACATATCTAtcctttttctgctggagataccgttgccctaaaaatgaaataaaatagaaataaaaaaacaactttcatataccttaggaacaatACAGAACGGAAAATTTTAGCAGTTTTCCAAACCGCAGAAAACCTTGAAATCGTTTATCATCCCAAGCCTAATTAACAGGTCAGGAATCTGATGGATGTGGTGCTGTTTCTGTCTGCAGGCTAAAGAGATCCTGACGAAGGAGTCGAATGTGCAGGAGGTGCGGTGTCCGGTCACCGTGTGCGGAGATGTTCATGGCCAGTTTCATGACCTGATGGAGCTCTTCAGAATCGGAGGAAAGTCTCCAGACACAAACTACCTGTTCATGGGAGATTATGTGGACCGAGGCTATTACTCTGTGGAAACCGTCTCGCTGCTCGTCGCTCTCAAAGTAAGAGCTGCAGTTTATACAGGGTTACTGAATTAAAGGATTTAAGGCCTTGAAAACACTTGAATTAAATTTCAAatcaaatgtttaatattttaaaaaccaaaaacattaagttcttaattttaaaatgttaaaatttcaGTCTTGTACAAAACgctgacaaataatgcacatttatcAGCCTTTCAGTTTAAATATCAGCAATATTGAAATCAGCAAGTTTTATTAAAGTTCTTTAAACATGACTTAAAACTGTCGAAATTGTTGAAAATTACTTCTTAACCTAATTATTAACTGTAAGTGAAATGTTtagtacagtaaggactttcatggAGCTGCATATGCTAGCATATGAATTACAAAgatgcttgatttaaaatgagtGGTGCTTTAGAAAGTTCTTGAATCTGCTGAATAATGGGAATATATCATTACAGCGTCTGATTGTTGTTGTGAAACCCCCCCCCAAATGATTTTCAACATCAGTTTCTGTACATCAGAGAAATGTTTCCATCACATATCCCTATACATACAGACGGATCCAAATCAGAAGAATCGGTATTTATGATGAACCGTCAAAAAGAGGAATGCATATTCTCAGCTTCAGTTTTACAGCAGAAGCTTTTGCTGTTATCTTGGCTTTGGAATACATAAAGTCTGCTGAACAAAGAACATTTGTTTTAAGTACAGATTAAGGATCCTGTCTGCAAGCAATGGTTGTCCTTAGAAATGATCATCCAGCACCAATAAATGTATTCTTCATGGGTGATTTTGATATCTGGTTTTGTTTGAATCAAAGACAAAGAGGACGCAGATAAAATAAGCACTATTGACAAACCCCAAAGTTTGTCCACCATATGCTTTGGATCTAAATTCAACAATTTGTTTAAACATAAAGAACAAATGGAGAGAATATGCTCCACATCCAAATAACAAACGTCATGAATCTAAAGTAGTTATGTTGTTAGAAATATCatcgcaacactcaacaacaaagctgcatatttttccagtatggTGCAGCTCTAGTTTACAGCATGTTTGCGCCACACGTTTTCTGTTCTTATAAATCTGTTTAATCTTCAGTTCTGGCacttgaaaacatttttatttatttttacaagttTTTAGTAAAGCGATTGCAGTGACGTTTTTGTGCAAGTCATGAACTGATGTGGaccataatataaatataaatatttctctcATGTATTActgtaatattgtattttaatcaCTGCATTGTCTTTGTGTTCTAGGTGAGATACCGTGAACGTGTCACAATACTCAGAGGAAACCACGAAAGCAGACAGATCACACAAGTGTACGGCTTTTATGACGAGTGCTTACGGAAATACGGCAATGCAAACGTGTGGAAATTCTTCACAGACCTCTTCGATTACCTTCCCCTCACTGCCCTGGTAGATGGACAGGTACGTCATAATTCATAATCATTaacatttcagacactttccttaTCTTATAGTTCATTAATCCTTTGACAAGTACCATCTCAATGGATGTTCAgatttatttcattgtttattttcgCTGAAGGGACTGATAACAGTGGGTAAAATCAGATTTACCTTTTGTACCTGAGTTTTATGAAGTTTTGTTGCTCTGCAGATATTCTGTCTTCATGGAGGATTGTCGCCATCCATAGACACTCTGGATCACATCCGAGCGCTGGATCGTTTACAGGAAGTTCCTCATGAGGTACATTTATTCGTCGTGTTTTATCCCCATTCTTGAGTTCAGGGGCTGATGAATGTGTGCTGTCCCCCTCAGGGCCCCATGTGTGATTTACTGTGGTCAGACCCGGATGACCGCGGCGGATGGGGCATTTCTCCTCGAGGTGCAGGATACACCTTTGGCCAGGACATTTCTGAGACCTTCAACCATGCCAACGGCCTGACGCTGGTGTCCAGAGCTCATCAGCTGGTGATGGAGGTGCGTTTAACTAAATTCAGCATGAACACCCACAGTATAAACACCATCCTCATTTAACTTCACCACAGACACCATCATGTAAACACTGTCGTCATGTAACTGGACTGAATTCAGCATAAACCCCGTCCTCACTTGACTTCAATTCTCCACAAATATCATGACGTAAACAACGTCCTCGTTTaacttttaacaaataaaataatcaaagtgAATCAAATGATGTCAGAATATGCTCATGAACAAGTGTGTTATACTCCTCCTAGGGTTACAACTGGTGCCATGATCGTAATGTGGTGACAATCTTCAGCGCACCGAACTACTGCTACCGCTGCGGCAATCAGGCGGCCATCATGGAGCTGGACGACACGCTCAAGTACTCTTTGTAAGTGAACGGCATCAGGGATCACAAAAAAATGtaccattgtgttcatgtgctcagcaggaatgactgtgattggctgtaaaggtcatcagttcgtCGCTGTGAACGGACAAACACTCCTACACACattggagtgtttcaaagtcgTGTTGACCAGCTGgtctgtctataagctgacaaGTGAGTGATCCACTGACGGATCCACTGATCTACACGGCTCTAAAACACACCAGGgtctgtatctgtgtttgcactagACTCTGTGCAAGATgctaatgttgtgtttgtgttttcagccTGCAGTTCGACCCAGCGCCGCGCAGAGGAGAGCCACACGTCACCCGCCGCACGCCCGACTACTTCCTGTGAACCCACCCGCCTGGCGCACCGCACCGATATAATCTCTGCCTTCAGTCTGAAATAACATGAGGAGAAGAACAGCAGCGCTAAACCGAGAACTGATGCAGGCACAGATGTCTGAGGACCAAaaggtgtgtgtgagagtgtgagtgtgcatctgtgtgtgtgcgagcgTCTGTTTGTgtgcgcgtttgtgtgtgtgccatATATCTATATCAGCTGCAGATCCCCCATCAGCCCCTCTGCGCTTCTCCTCCAGCGGCACCGAAGCGAACTCTCCTCAGCTTTACTGGTGTTTCCCCCCTGTGTGTTGAGGGAGGAATGAGATTAGATGCTTTTCTATCCCAGGATAATCTGAAacccaacgtgtgtgtgtgtgtgtgtgtgtgtgtgtgtgtgtgtgtgtgtgtgtgcgcgtgcgtgcgcgtgcgtgcgtgtgtgagagatGCCAACTCTGTGTGTGGCAGACTGTCACTTCGTGTGATGGTGTGTGTATGAGGGTACAGTTGAAGAATAAAGATGATCTCGCTCCTGTttggtgtgtgtttctgtcagtgTGTTAGGCTTTTTGCATGCGGCTCTGAGTCTGAAGATGCTGAAGAGCTGGGTCAATTTGCCCTCTGTTATATCATATATACATGCAGTGCCCCGCTTCAGTtgagttcatctttatttctgtagcgcttctACAAAGgagctgaacacagaagttctagtaaactgaaactgtcagttcagtgtggtttaatcttcactgctgaaagtccaaacactgaaaagcgaAGTTCTTGAGCAGCTCCACAAGGCCCAAACCAAGCCAGACAGAGGAGGAACTTCACCGATTGACCAAACAGAAGGAGGGAAACCTGGAGAgaagccaggctcagttgggcacgaccatttctcctctgaccaaacgtcctgtgcagagctgcagtggaCATCCttcgtccatcgtggagaagctgcaggtgtgagtaggtcaccggctgctgttcaggctggcccttcaggatcgaTGCAGAGACTAGTCTGTCACTGGGATCTTTCAGGAGTCAGTCTcacgctctccactcctccatgaccaccacagcagctgctcaggatacggcctggtccaggattatggagacctcgggaTAAGAAAAAAATAGACTTTTGAAATAGAGATCTCAATAATTAACTctgaaaaagccaaaacaaagcaTGCACTAGAGAGaaatcgacttagaaagtcacttacctgtttaatattgATTTGATCAGCTATAGTTAGAGGTAGCgagtttttcctcctctaagggcttatgtagtctgtcgccatcttgtggatggacaatgtcaaccgtctttgctctgctcaatgccAGGCTCATGGCTGCCGAAATTATGAatgtttaaaataggcactatccttatgaagaaactgcatagttgcaatctaaaaagCCTCAacagtacatgatgttgtccaacagctgcaatatttatcaaactgtagtgagtttattgatctgctgtcactctatgtgggcggagaaacacacaagggtgaagaggctgtacgagtgctgatattgaaGAATactgcacggctatcagccaatcagactcgagaaccagacagaactgttaataaattaagttattgAATATCACCATAAATACCTTTCTAATTTATTTCTTGTACTGgaagtaaaatatatttgtgaTCATTTatatcagggatcaccaaacaGATTTGAGCTCccactctaatcaaacacacctcaacaagctaatcaaggtcttactaggtatacttgaaacacccaggcaggtgtgttgaggcaagttggagctaaaccctgcagggcatgcaccggacctccaggaacgagattggtttATATGAATGAGTTTAGACTTTCAtactttaaacaattaaacagtAAATGCATGAGTTGATGAGTGTTGATGAGAAAATTATTACTTCAGCTTGTTAAACagctttaaaacaaatgaagagacCACTTAAAATTAGTTCTTTATATGTAAAGctatgcatatttatgtttttattctgtgtgtgtgttttttatttaataaaacaacaaaaagtgCCGTGTTTAAGACACATTTAGTTCAGTTTATATACAACAGTCCCAATTTCACCTCAGAGTCCATAAGAAAGCAAAATTTGCTGGAATAATCATTTGGGAGAAATGTTGAAGGCACTTTACAATCCAATACAAGCTCTACAGAATTAAAGGAATACACAtatttcactcacacacacacacacatacctaatAAATGCAGTAAATTCAGGAGGTTTTACAAACAGCCGTTTTTTTAATGATATCCGCTATGAGTGATCTTGTTAGGAGCCGAGGGGGATTCAGGTGGCTCCAcctactgacaaagtccagagTTTGGCTGCttatttgtcccatttttgacagtatgccatcataaattgtgaaaatatccaatagaagaaggcttaagaccatttcaatgttaaattattcaaatagacgaattctgactgaggaaatgagctggtcAGTTGTGCcatttgcctataggctacagcttttcatttaaaacaagACTGAACAGATTCCTAATGgggttttacacttttttttcataaaactGTATTAACTTACAgcttaaatgcacatttgtaaataaacactaaaaCAGTGTGGAAAGCTCTTTGACAAACATTAAAGAAATACTTTTGTTGCGTCtcaaagtgtggttatgatcatcATCCGACAAGCTTAATGCAGGaaataggggtcgccacagcggaatgaaccgccaacttatccagcacatgtttttacgcagtggatgcccttccagcaccaaccaaacactgggaaacactcatacacactcattcacacacacactcattcactatggccaatttaggttacccaattcccctatagcgcatgtgtttggactgtgggggaaaccggagcacccggaggaaacccacaccaacatggggagaacatgcaaactccacacagatgataatacatgataataatgaaataaacctCGCATGTAGCCCATCATTTTAATAGCTAGCTTTATTTCTTTAATCTCCTGCGTGTTAATGTGAAATAATCCTTTAGTAAAAGATGCTTTTGACTAAtgtttgaatgttttgttttCCATCTCTCCATGTTTTACTCGAACTCCACACGGTGTTACAGATGAACTGGCCTGCATCATGTGTGTCCGACAGATGTCTGACTTGTACTTTACTCGCAGGATGATTCAGCACGATGAAAACAGCAACTCCCTCTCGTTTACATTTCTACCGGGCTATTTTAACTTGAATACATTCTTCAGTGCTAAATTAAAGCTGCAGGCCTTTGGGTGAAACCGAAAGTAAAATGAAAGTGACGCTGAAGTATTTGATGAGCTGGTCCAGCGCTATGCTGTGGtcaagtctagaagggatacagctgcggacatCATTAGCATAACTGTTGTAACACTGTACAGcaatgattaatattttttattactgtgagggttgggtttagggttagagtGGGAGTAGACGTTatgaaatacaatttaataggtaatttaatgaaaatatttaataatactcggtataattagtgtttttacattactctgatggttgggtttaggtttagggtagCGGTAGGtgcctaaaaaataaaaattaatggataatttaataaataattatcgttaacttccggccgcagctgtatccctctGCTGACTCTGCGCATGCGCGGTCATCAGCCACTCACGCTGAGCTCAGACTCATTCAGGCCTTGTTGACGCTCAGACTCACAGTTTGATCGCGCTCCCAGACACGGTAAGACCAGCACACAGTATACCGCATTAATCTGCAgtgttttgtactgtaataaCATGTGTGCTGTTATGTGAAGTAACGCTGTTTGAGCGCTGGTCGGGATGAAAACAGCGGTTGCTATGCGAGGCCTGCATCCGCGCGGCTAACGCTAGCCTAGCATCACAAACCGCTGGTTTTACTCATCTTCTGCTGTTTTCTCTATAATCTCAAAGCTGTTTTGAAGCCTTTAGTGTTAGGTTTTTGTTATTTGTATAATTAAATATCCATGTGTGCGCGTTGGAGATTTGTAAATCAGGAAATCTTGCGTCTCTAAAGCGCGAGGCGGTTTTCTCTGTCTTTTTCTTTCACTTGTGATCGCCAGTTGTTGATGTGTTGAACTCTAGCTGGTCAATATAAGCTAACACTGCTGTTTTAGCTCATGACTGACTCTCATATTAATGTGTGTGATCTATAATACACTGTGTTTCTCATACAGATGCCGACCATTAAACTGCAGAGCTCTGATGGAGAGATGTTCGAGGTGGATGTTGAGATCGCCAAGCAGTCTGTGACCATCAAGACCATGCTAGAGGGTGAGGGAAATCCCTGTTGTCATGTCAGGTCAATGTCTGAGGTTAACATGTGCTGTTTGTTGTGTGTATGGTAGATGTAGTAGCTTTATGATATGtataattatgcatttatgacaaatgcacacacacatatttatatatatcagcACATCCGAGAAATATTCTACCCCAAACTACCGAGCATTTACCCACAATTCACTGAGTTAGACAATAAAACACAACTGCAATATTTACTAGGGGGAAAACTGTCCTTTTAGCGGCACAATACATTAATGTCTGTCACA
The sequence above is drawn from the Danio aesculapii chromosome 21, fDanAes4.1, whole genome shotgun sequence genome and encodes:
- the ppp2cab gene encoding serine/threonine-protein phosphatase 2A catalytic subunit alpha isoform, with the protein product MEEKALAKELDQWIEQLNECKQLSETQVKTLCEKAKEILTKESNVQEVRCPVTVCGDVHGQFHDLMELFRIGGKSPDTNYLFMGDYVDRGYYSVETVSLLVALKVRYRERVTILRGNHESRQITQVYGFYDECLRKYGNANVWKFFTDLFDYLPLTALVDGQIFCLHGGLSPSIDTLDHIRALDRLQEVPHEGPMCDLLWSDPDDRGGWGISPRGAGYTFGQDISETFNHANGLTLVSRAHQLVMEGYNWCHDRNVVTIFSAPNYCYRCGNQAAIMELDDTLKYSFLQFDPAPRRGEPHVTRRTPDYFL